DNA sequence from the Oryza brachyantha chromosome 5, ObraRS2, whole genome shotgun sequence genome:
AAGTCTGCTTTGTCTCCCTACAAACCAAACTGCTCTGAGTATAGAAAAATCCAGCTAATtactttctctcttctaaaaatattattcctGGAAATTAGCTACTCCTTGAATTAAATTAGGAATTTCCCCCTTTTAACCCTTGTTTTAGTTCCAATTAATCtagcaaatttttttccatgaagcTTAGAGCTAAACTAGTTTAAATCTTTCACCTCCCGGACCAAAACCGTATCCATAATTTCTCGGCCACATTAATTCTGGACTTGCGAGATACTTCGGCTAGCTGAAAAATTCCCATTATTCACTTGACCACCCCGAgacctatatttatatcatgACTATCGACCCTCCGTTTTATCAGATTTCGTAACCGCGAACGAATTGGGCGAGGGGCCAAATTCGCAGGACTTCGAGCAAGGCAAGTCATCACCCCCATTGAACATGTTGTACCTATATTGCGAAAATGTTTCCTTTACTTAAAATTGCATGCAGAACAAGTAGAGACCCACTTTAGTTAGATACAACCTGTCATATGTTTGATTACCATGAAACCTTTGTCGCCTTATGTTGCAATTATAATCTAGTCAATTGATGACATTGCTTAGCCACGCTATTAGCTGCATTTTATTCAATATTAcacttttgaaatatttatgatgATGTTGAGACATTACTCAGTGAGAGTAATTGCATGATGGCGGGTGGAGACATGAGCGCCACCCGACCAGGTTGTGAATGAGTTGTTAAGATAAAACTGTTTTCGATCGGGGCGGAATGGCAAGAATATGGGTGGTTCTAGGGAATAGTTAGCCCGCCCTGATCAGTTAAGGACCGAGCCATACAGCTATACATGAAACGATCATCGTATAACCGTGTTTCTCGAATGGGTATAGACCTAGCTTAGTAAATAGCCAAGCGGAGGCGGTGCCCAAGCCGTGGTGGTTCTTATGAGTGTGCAAGTAGGCAGGAAGCCTATTACACAGGGGATGACCGGGTAGGTCAGTCCCAGTGAGTTGTGATGTGTTGTGTTGTGGTTATTGGTTACTCCTCCCTTGGGAACGCCAGAACTCCCCTCACTACTAGTGAAGGACGTCTAGAGTGCAATGGGGATTAAAGTTTATGGAGAGGGCACTGCCAAAGTAAGATTATCGAAAAACTTTGCCACGACTGTCTCATGTGTTGGGACGAAGCTCATGTGTCTCATGTGTTGGGACGAAGCTCATGTGTTAGGTAGTCGTGGAGTACGGGAAAAGTGTACAACCACTGCAGTGTGTTTAAATCTATTTGAATAGCTGCGCTCTCGGATATGAGCACCAGGACATGGCATACACATGGCTAGACTCATAAAACTCAAAAGATGAGTATGggatgaaaatgaaaatgttatatgtgtGTCGAGGTGATTCACTCCTTGAGTTGTAAGGGGTTGAATTACCTAGAAGATGGCATGAATGCCATGAGGGAAAACAATCAGTGGATGGCTGACAGAAACTTCatagctatttaattataCTCGTGGTATAGAAATTGATGCTAGAAAATAGGTCTTGTGAAAACTATTTGTGAAAGCTGCTTTTATGCAAAAGAACCCTATAAGCCTCCTTTTTATAaccatgcatgtgcatatttCCGTGGTGACTTGTTGAGTACTCCGTATTTACCCCTGCTTTGCTCACTATCAGTGTTTGAGGAAGACTCAGTTGCAGACTCTTACGAGTGCTTCGAGGACCTCCCTAAAGGAGAAGACGCGTAGTGGTGCCTTGCCTTCCAGTTGTCGCCTGTGGTGTATCACCGCTTAGATGCCGCTACTTTTATCGCTTCTGTTTAATTATTGTCCTTTAGCTTCAGACTCTTTATCTGGCCAAGTGCCTGGTTATAATAAGCCCTGTGAGGCACTGTTGTATGAACTACTGATGCTACGACTCGATATCGTGTGTACCATCTTCTTGATCCAGGGAATGGTATAATTAAGCACGAGGTAATCCTGATACCTGAGATCGGGGTTCCACGGTATTAAATttgacacttaaatttaaaattcatcacatttattataacttataggagttgaatatatgttttaccatttatcttatttaaaattttatgtaaatatacaatactatgagttaaaatttatttagtaataaaaaaatcataacaaaatattaataattatattttttaaagaaaataaaacaaatggtgagACGTAGTTTCAATGGCTTAGAGCATCTTTAAGAAAATactaatatttaactttttaaaaatttatattagatttatctaaaaaGTATTAGGCATAAAAATTACGCACTTTTCtaacagaaatataaaaaataaataacttctaTTAGGAATGTATATTCTTATCCTTTGATTCTTGATTTAGGACACAAGTAAGCTGATTTTAGacatatgtaaatattagtAATGTATTTGATAAtctgttggagatatatttttatctcaattcttaaattttagttttagagattaattttagacatttGGAGATGCTCTGTAGGGGAAAAATGGACGGTGACGGATCACGGTTAGTTATGGACCTTATCCGGCGCCTGCGGCGGCCATCGAAATCCAATGGCGCAGACCATCTCCGTCTCTTACCCactcccctcctccgcccgccacgcgccgccgctccccaaTGCCACGGCGCtgcgggccgccgccgccccgccctactCCGCCGGCGTCCTCATCTCCCTCATACGCCACTGCGCCGACCTCCACGGGGATGgcaccggccgcgccgcgcgccgcctggCCCCGCAGCTGCACTCGCTGGCGCTCAGGACCGGCCTCTCGCGGGACCCCCGGGTGACGTGCGCGCTCGTCGACCTCCTCGCTCGCCTCGGCCGGCTCCCCTCCTGCGCGCGCCTGCTCGACGAGGCGCCCGAGGGCGCCAAGGACGCCGTGCTCTGGAACAAGCACGTCGCCATGCTGGCCGAGGCGGAGGGGTGGCACGACGCGATCGCCGTGTTCAGGGAGATGCAGGCGCGCGGGGTGCCCGCCGACGGGTACACGTGCGCGCGGGTGCTCCACGCGTGCGGCCGCGCGGAGGCGCTCCGTGAGGGGAGGGCCGTCCACGCGCACGCGCTCAAGCTCGCCCTCCACGCGCACCCCCTCCTGCCGGGCTTCCTCGCCGGCATGTACGCCGAGAACGCCGACATTGCGTCGGCCACTAGGGTGCTCGACGCGATGGGGACGGACAGCATCGTGCCGTGGAACGCGGTCGTCGCGTGCTGCGCGCGGCTCGGCCTCGTGGACGACGCCCTGGAGCTCGCGGAGTGCATGGCCAGGTTGGGGCCGGAGCCCAACGTCGCGACGTGGAACACCGTGCTGTCAGGCTGCTCCCGCCACGGCCGCCACCGGGAAGcgctcggcgccgtcgccaggaTGCTGAAGCAAGGGCTGCGGCCGGACGCCACAACCGTGTCCAGCCTCCTCAAATCAGTGGCTAACACGGGGCGGCTCGGCCATGGCATGGAGATCCACTGCTTCTTCCTGAGGAACCAGCTCGAGGCGGACGTCTACACGGGGACGGCGCTCGTGGACATGTACGCCAAGTGCGGTCGACTCGATTGCGCCAAGAAGGTGTTCGACGCCCTGGAGCACAGGAACCTGACCACCTGGAACTCGCTGGTCGCAGGGTACGCCAACGCCGGGCAGTTCGACAAAGCTCTGGAGCTCGTGGAATTGATGAAGAGGAACAGGCTCAATCCGGATATAACCACTTGGAATGGACTGATCACTGGTTACTCCATGAACGGCCTGAGCTCGCAGGCAGTGCTTCTTCTCCGGCAGATCAAGGCAGCTGGTGTGACGCCCAATGTGGTCTCATGGACGTCACTGATCTCAGGGAGCTGCCACAATGGGGAGTACGAAGATTCATTCTACTTCTGCCATGAGATGCAGAAGGACGGTACCCAGCCTAGCATGGTTACCATGTCAGTGTTGCTCCGGGCTTGCGCTGGATTAGCTCTGCTAAAGAAGGGGAAGGAGCTGCACTGCTTTGCGCTGCGAAGAGCATATGACTGTGACATGGTTGTCAGTACAGCACTAATTGACATGTACTCCAAGACAGGAAGCTTGATTAGTGCAAAAACGATATTTGGAAAGATTCAGCAAAAGAATTTGGTGCTCTGCAATGCGATGCTGACTGGTCTGGCACTCCATGGACAAGGTCGCGAGGCAATAGAACTGTTCCATGACATGTGGAACTCAGGATTGAAGCCGGATTCTATAACCTTCACTGCACTTCTAACTGCCTGCAGATCGATGGGCTTGGTTACAGAAGCGTGGGAGTACTTCGACAGCATGGAGACTAAGTATGGTGTAAAGCCAACGAGTGAGAATTACGCCTGCATGGTTGACCTATTGGCAAGGTGTGGTTATCTTGATGAGGCAATGGATTTCATTGAGAGGTCACCAATTGATCCAGGGGTTAGCTTGTGGGGAGCACTTCTCACAGGTTGCTCAATACATGGGAATCTTGCTCTTGCAGAGGTGGCTGCGAGGAATTTGTTCAGATTGGAGCCTTACAATTCAGCCAACtatttgatgatgatgaacttGTATGAGCATGAGCAGATGTATGATGAAGCTGAGAGCCTGAAGTATGCAATGAAAGCAAGAGGAGTGGACAGTAGACCAGGATGGAGTTGGATACAGATCGAGCAAGGTATCCATGTCTTTGAGGTCGATGGGAAGCCGCATCCTGAAACCGCAGAGATATATGAAGAGCTTATTCGCCTGGtgtttgaaattaaaaaaacaggatATGTACTGGACACCAGCTGCATAGTGTATAATGTtcaggaagaagagaaagagaaactTCTCCTTGGCCATACCGAGAAGCTTGCCATCACTTATGGGCTGATCCGCTCGGATGCAAGTAGAAAGCCTGTCAGGGTGATCAAAAACACCAGGATGTGCAACGACTGCCATGAGGTGGCAAAGCATATTTCTTCTCTATGTGATCGACAAATTGTTCTTCGTGATGCTGTTAGGTTTCACCATTTTGTGGATGGGAAATGTTCTTGCAATGATTACTGGTGAACACTGAACTACCTGATCAATTCACCCACCATTTCTGTCTCCTACTTGGCTTTCTTCGTCCGGCTGATGTTGCAGGCGAGTGAGCATGCCCTGTTCGAGGAGGGCGAAGAAGAcggaggagaagaggaaggtAAAACGACCCCTCAGTTCGTTTACTTTCTTTATAGACTGGATGGGcatatgaatggtgaattcTTTTGGGCAATTCGTCGAATTTGCTATCTGAGCATTGAGCTAGCTAAGTGGGGTTCCACCACTTAATGAAATGACACCATAATCGGAGCCATAATAGGAATGTTATCTCTTAGCAGCACATAATAATTCATGTGCAGTAGCCCTTGTTTGTATCTGTCAACAAGAGTAATCTGGTTTCGTTCTAGATAGAACTTGTGTCACGACCATGGATGCAAATTCTTTGGTTGTACATGTCAACAAGAGTAATATGGTTACGTTCTATTTATAACTTGTGTCACGATCATGGATGCAAATTGTGATAGCATGCAGAGGTAGCCGCTTACATTTCCAATCAATCAGCACAAAACTGTCCTTTTtgttaaggaaaaaaagaaaacattaacATCTCTTATTGCCATTTCTCACAGGATGAATTCATTGGCTAAATATTCGCTTTGGTATCTGAATCTAGTTTGTACAAAAGCTCATCTTAGATGTATTAGTTAGCTCTGCACATGGCAGTGGTTGCACATCAAGTGCACCACCACTAACAGCTCGGCATTTCCATGGACCAACAGAAGCACTGCCATAGAGCTTGACATTTGAAAGGCAAATTCTGCTGAAAACTGAGTTCCTGATGCCCCTTATCAGCCCAGCTTGCCGGATGTTCTGACCCCAAACATTTTTTATCGTCACGCCGTCGACGGCAGGAAGCATGCTGGGGTTGTATGACGCATCAGGGTGCCCACCAACATCTCCAGCAATCCTCAAACCGTAACGAGCTCCATCCAGTGTCACTTCAGAGACCGTGATGTTTCTGATGAATCCTCCCCTGCCAGAGTTGGTCTTGATGTGGATTCCGACACCCATGCTGAAGAAATTCAGGTGCTCCACATGGACGTTCTCCACACCACCAGATGTCTCACTCCCCACTGCAAAGCCTGCAAATGGTCCTGATCCTGTTATCCGTCTGATCGTGATGCCGGAGCTGGGACGCCCAAAGGCTATGCCATACTCATCCCAGCCACTCTTGATGGAAATCAGGTCATCTCCTGTCGAAATGTATGAATCCTCAATGCAAACATTGCTGCTTGAATCTGCAGTTTTGAGTCAAAGATCGTAATTCAGAATTGACATAGGGAATCTCACATGGATTTACAAAGTGAAAGAACGCTGTACCTGGATCAATTCCATCGGTATTTGGGGAGTCTTGTGGAGCTAACACAGTCACGTTCGTGATTACTACATTGCTGCAATACACCGGATGAATGTTCCAAAATGGCGAATCCTGGAAGACGACATTGGAGATGATCACATCAGTGGAGGAGATTAGCTCCAATAGATGTGGTCTTGTGAAGGGAAGTGTGCGCTTCTTCCACATATCCCACCACACGTTGCCCTGGCCATCAATGGTTCCATTCTCACCTGCAGAAATCACAGAAAAATGGAATCTTGAACAGCTATCTTCCCAACAACGAAATGTTGGATGATATTCTCATCAGCATGCTTAAGAAATCTGAATAGTGAACTTTTTTAACTGCAGGTCAGATGACTGTTGCCGGTATGTTAACTGGGTCAATGTGTATACATATTTGCCGAGAAGTAGTGACATCAAGATTCAAGACAAGTTGACAGGAGGTGGCATTTACAAAGAATTAGAACCTGTGATGAACACGTCTTGGAGGCCATCGCCATGGATCAAGCTCATGTATCTTCCGCCTGGCAGCTCGCGCCCTCTCCCGTACGACGGCAATGGGTCTATCAACGGCCAGCTCGACGTGTCCTGATCCACAAATCCACCATGACACCATGTCACTGAGCAGCTCAGCATTGGCACGGGGTTGACAAGAGGAGAGCTCTGGAGTCTGGAGGTGGAAGaaggccatggccatggcttAGCAGCTCTCTGCACTGCACTGTACCTGTGTGGCGCGGATGACGGCGCCGCGGGCGAGGAAGAGCGTCATGTGGGAGGTGAGGTTGAAGGGCCCCGTCAGCCACACCCCGGGCGGCACGTACagcagcgcgccgccgcgcgcgcggcgacgccCGATGCGCGCCACCGCGCGGGCGAACGCCGCCGTGTTGAGCGTCCGCCCGTCCCCGACGGCGCCGAAGCTCGCCACGGACATCCACGCCCCGCGGCGCGGCACGGCCACCGGACACGTCGTCTTCTCCCCctgcgccgcggccggcgacgacagcagcgccagcgccagcgccaCGGCGAAGGAGAGGCgcagcgacgccgacgcccgcGCGCCTGGCGTCGGTGACGCCACCATCGCTCGTCGGCAAGCAACGAACGCGACGGCGAAGTGAAGTGGACGGACGCAGAGAAGAAGAGCAAGAAAAAGGCGTCGTCCCTCGTCTTGTGGTTGGATGTAGTACGCGTGGAGACAGTTAATGTGGTCCGCAATTATGGGCTGTCGTTTTGCACCATGGAGTCATGGCATTGTTTTGTTGGTGCCCTTAAAATCGTGAGCCACGGTAACCatgatgtataaaaaagttaattttaagataatgattatacttataaaataaatcatatgagtaattttacagtccttgagaaggtactatgaggtatcaaatttggtacctcacagtacctaggtaccaagaggtatcaaaattttacactgaaattttgatacctcatgatactataaaattgctcagaTCATATATATGATGAGAAGTAGTATTAGCTTAGGGTGCATCTTATGTTTAAGGTTtatcataagcaaaaagaaaatatttttttctctcattcaCCTCATGAGCAGGAGttgaaacattttatttttcatcttatgTGGATTTATGACTAAATTCTAGCCATACCATCACGAGAATTGTTTTAACAATGATCTATTATTCATGGGTCTCATCTTAATGCTATACTATACTATACTATAAATATTGAGGATGTCTTCATGCATCAATCTCAAGCGTCTAATTTTGTGCATCTACGGTTCAATGCATTTGTCCGAGTAAGAGCTCTCAGGCCAAGGACGCCAACCAACGTCCTTGATTTCTTGCTCTCCAACCTCTCATCCTTTCTATGGCTTTATGCAATGCAAAtacgatattttttatatactttggACTATCTAATTTTGGGATAGTTGTTGGGGATTATAAGCGGTTAAATTAGTTACTCAACTAAAAATACTCAATAGAGGAAAACACATTCCAAATGTGGCCTCCGACTAGTAAGTCTTTTCAACACAAACTGGTGAGGACCGAGGGGTTCCCATTTTGCATGGAATTGGAATATTGGATCATATATCAAGTGATATAACCCTTCTGAGTGGTGTACGTTAGGGCACAATACAGCATTCAATAAGCTGTATTTTTGGTTAGAGCATGTTGCGTAGAACTGGCATCTTAAAAGAGTAGTAGTGCTGCAATGCCTTGTCTGGGCTGTAGACTGTAGTTCTTGTGTACAAACGGAACAGGTGAAAGTGGTCCAAATGGCATCCCCCAACGGCACTACTGGAACTAAATCCTTACGGTACGGACAATCCCGTAGCTAACAACGCAATTGAATCCATTCCCAATCATAGTATAGTAGTCCTCTGCTAAGATGTACCACACAAACTAACAAGTCTAACAACAGAGTAAAAATACCATATAAATGACTGCAggatatttgtttttcatgaaaaaaactaaacgacatatttacaaacaaaaaataatttataaacgaaactttcatatatgtaCTCCTAgggatctaaaagctaaatgagaaaaataaactacgatgaaaaaatcttaagatcaactctaaatataagattgaaaattttaaattttggattataagtataaacagaaatgaaaatataaagcTGTACCAATTTATTGAAACTTTGGTTAAGCATTTTAGAGAATTACAATAGTAATGTATGATGTTATTAAAAGCTATAACTTCATTTGACTGACATGTTTTCACCCACTCATCGTACACTGTACATGGAATACTCGTGCTGCTGTAAGCGAGGCCCGCATACGATGTCATACGTATATCGCAATAAAGTTGCGGCTCTTTGATAAAATCGTTTGTTATtgtcatagtttttttttaatgaagtaCACCCAACTAGTACATTAAATTGATGGTTTTAACTAGATTTACTCAACAATTAAAAGCGAAATGCCATTGCTCCAGATTAACTTCCCCCAGAGATTTTAATGGCCTATTCGAGGGAGCTTCTCCTAGCAGCAGTTTTTTCCAAAAgttgcttctgccagaagctgtccCAAACAGTTCTCAGCTTCTgaaaatctgtagttacaaattctagaaaataaactaaaaatccagaagctgaatttagaagcttttccagattcttaaAAATTGACTACCAAACAActgtttctcagaatctaaagcttccCCAAACAAGCCCTCAAACGGACTACAAGAGAGATGCATGCTGTGTTTAAGCAGCAGCTCTGTAAAGCTGTAGGACCAGCAGCAGGACCATCAAtcatcttcctctcctctcgatCTTACACACACACTTGTGTAATCCACGTTCTATAGTGCTGCTTCAAGCTGTAGGGCCAGCGGCAGCTCTGTAAAGCCCAAACCATGTGTAATTCACGTTCTATAGTGATGctcatgctgctgctgcttagCTGGGCCTCTGTTCCAGATCTTGCCAGCCTTGGCAATCCTGTCTTCGCTGCTGTACATATGACATCACTGTACTTCGAGTTTGAAGTCATTGCCATGATCAAACTATGAGCACATTTAAATTTCCAGTGCCAGAAGGACCAGTACGCAGTAGCCCAGCACTGGAAGCTCATGTAATGTAACTCCGCTGGCCTGGGCTCAGTCTTCACAAATATGGCTTTGATGTGCTCAGTTCAGGAAAGATTTCTTACCGTAACACCTACAACAATTATTGTAGACTAAAGAGCAGTAGAATTAGATAGCAATACTAACTTGTAAACCATCAGAGGCATCGAGATTTAAACATGTAAACCACCAGAGGCATCCAATTTTAAACATGTAAACCACCAGAGGCACcgaaatttaaacttgtaaacCACCAAAGGCACcgaaatttaaacttgtaaacCACCAGAGGCACCAAAATTAGGGATATATAGACAGGCGAACATGAAGCAAGTCTTCAGTACCAGCTGTGCCATTATACGGACCATGAAGCCGGCAAAATCCAGCTTAAGTTAAACGACCGAACAACATGTATAGCAACAAATGGAATCAACTTTTATCGCCTGAAGGTGCGGAATCACCGTCCATCTTGTCATGTTGAAATTTCACAACGATGCATGTGATATTGTCACCACTCCCTCGGGAAAATGCAGTCTCCGTAAGCTTCCGAGCTGCAGCTTCAGGTTCCTCCTCAATCTTCACAAGTGAAACAGCATCCTGAACAAGGGGGGAACATAATTAGGTTGTCCATTATGACAGTGCTTGCATATCCAAGAAAATTAGCAGTCACATGAGCAAGATACCAATAAGAGAACAATGCTACAAAAGCAGTAAGGGTGCCGtgtataacatatataaataaatacttaatGCCCTATAAAAGTGAAATTATTACTATCATGTGTTAAACCACCATAAAGGAAAGAATGGAGATGCTAACAGTTCCATAAATTTGATGTATGATGTGTACATATTCAAAACAAAACCGAAGCCCCATGAACAAGATACCAATTAGAGAATAATGGTATAATCAGTAAGAGCGCCatatataatatgaataaatacTATAAAGCCCTATAAATGATTACTATCACGTGTTAAACCACCATAACAGAAAGAATGAAGATGCCAATAGTTCCATAAATGCGATGTACGACATATTCAAGACAAAACAGAGCCACATAATCAGTAAGGGTGccatgttaaaataaataccaagtccagctataagtatatagATTACAATCATCAGTTAAACCACCATAACAGTAAGAGTGAAGATGCTGTGAGTTCCATAAATGCAGTGTGCTACTCTTCACAGCGATATAAACATGCTAGCGGCATTACAACAAATTTATGCACCAAGCAACCCAGATTTAAACGATATGTTATGCTCCTGAATTAGGATTTTAATAGCTGATTTGAGTATAAGCTTAATCAAATGCAACATTATCCATAATTCCATATtgctatgattataaaattgtgGCAGAGTAGTCGGAAAGTTGGATGGCAAAATCACAGTATATCAAAGTGCTGCCTTGATTGCCTGATGTGAATCTACTTCATATTGTATGTGCCACAATAGCAAGTTTTGAAGACCAAGAAAGCATACTCTAGGTAGATAATGCAAATAAATGTATTTCTGCACCTCTAGAGAAGCCATTGGTAGAAAACTAACCTCGTTAGGAACCACATCCCACAGCCCATCACTAGCTAAAATCAGAAACTCCAATTCATCGTCTATTTTTTGTTCCTGACAAAATAGTTGAAGAGTGTAAAGTATAAGCCACAGAAGATGTCGCCATATTTTGAGCCAGATACCAGCATAAGTACATGTGCTGATAAAGTTACCTGAATCTCAGGGTCTGCAACAACAAATTGTTTCAGCAAGCGGTTGCCGAATGCCCGAGACATTGCAAGTACACCACCCACCCTCCAAGTTCCTGCAAAAGCCCATTTACCCCTATCAGCAAGATGATAATTGCAATTTACAAGAGGCCTCCACCCATGCATGCCAGTGATTTCCCTAAAATAAACAGGCACGTTGTTCTAAGGCAATTCAGATTGAAACATAAATATGTAGTAAGATACCCCAGGTGTGATGGAGGCAGGACCTACCAGCCCACATAACAACCCCACCAGCACTCTCAATTCGCTTTCTTTCATCGCTTCTGTTTGGCTTGTGATCCTCGGAGAGTGCAATAGCTACAAGTAGGAGGGCAGCAAAATGTTTAACAACAATTCAACAGGTACACTGCCACAAACAAGGCAGCAACTGCATGTAGTATTGATAAATGAAC
Encoded proteins:
- the LOC102701730 gene encoding pentatricopeptide repeat-containing protein At4g01030, mitochondrial, translated to MAQTISVSYPLPSSARHAPPLPNATALRAAAAPPYSAGVLISLIRHCADLHGDGTGRAARRLAPQLHSLALRTGLSRDPRVTCALVDLLARLGRLPSCARLLDEAPEGAKDAVLWNKHVAMLAEAEGWHDAIAVFREMQARGVPADGYTCARVLHACGRAEALREGRAVHAHALKLALHAHPLLPGFLAGMYAENADIASATRVLDAMGTDSIVPWNAVVACCARLGLVDDALELAECMARLGPEPNVATWNTVLSGCSRHGRHREALGAVARMLKQGLRPDATTVSSLLKSVANTGRLGHGMEIHCFFLRNQLEADVYTGTALVDMYAKCGRLDCAKKVFDALEHRNLTTWNSLVAGYANAGQFDKALELVELMKRNRLNPDITTWNGLITGYSMNGLSSQAVLLLRQIKAAGVTPNVVSWTSLISGSCHNGEYEDSFYFCHEMQKDGTQPSMVTMSVLLRACAGLALLKKGKELHCFALRRAYDCDMVVSTALIDMYSKTGSLISAKTIFGKIQQKNLVLCNAMLTGLALHGQGREAIELFHDMWNSGLKPDSITFTALLTACRSMGLVTEAWEYFDSMETKYGVKPTSENYACMVDLLARCGYLDEAMDFIERSPIDPGVSLWGALLTGCSIHGNLALAEVAARNLFRLEPYNSANYLMMMNLYEHEQMYDEAESLKYAMKARGVDSRPGWSWIQIEQGIHVFEVDGKPHPETAEIYEELIRLVFEIKKTGYVLDTSCIVYNVQEEEKEKLLLGHTEKLAITYGLIRSDASRKPVRVIKNTRMCNDCHEVAKHISSLCDRQIVLRDAVRFHHFVDGKCSCNDYW
- the LOC102717526 gene encoding probable polygalacturonase → MVASPTPGARASASLRLSFAVALALALLSSPAAAQGEKTTCPVAVPRRGAWMSVASFGAVGDGRTLNTAAFARAVARIGRRRARGGALLYVPPGVWLTGPFNLTSHMTLFLARGAVIRATQDTSSWPLIDPLPSYGRGRELPGGRYMSLIHGDGLQDVFITGENGTIDGQGNVWWDMWKKRTLPFTRPHLLELISSTDVIISNVVFQDSPFWNIHPVYCSNVVITNVTVLAPQDSPNTDGIDPDSSSNVCIEDSYISTGDDLISIKSGWDEYGIAFGRPSSGITIRRITGSGPFAGFAVGSETSGGVENVHVEHLNFFSMGVGIHIKTNSGRGGFIRNITVSEVTLDGARYGLRIAGDVGGHPDASYNPSMLPAVDGVTIKNVWGQNIRQAGLIRGIRNSVFSRICLSNVKLYGSASVGPWKCRAVSGGALDVQPLPCAELTNTSKMSFCTN